From Desulfotignum phosphitoxidans DSM 13687, one genomic window encodes:
- a CDS encoding LysR family transcriptional regulator, with the protein MDLYKLKTFKTVAAFLNFNQAARYLNCAQSTVSNQIKSLEDEMGAFFFKRMGKKVQLTTAGEKMVGYANKLLSMEQEAIDDITGKKTPQKTICVRGPEAIIDCYFPDLIKKTLAQYPAVQFDISNCLENNIENELQTEAIDLAFIFSDYISSPRLITEKIFTETLIMAALPTHPLAGKPTVDAKDLHAETLLFLKTGCGYGLPFRQLLNTHMVKPACIIEITSVEAIKECVKKGIGLTILPKNSIQNELQNRELVPLNWAKDLTTPVLMVWHKNKKITGVLENFMHLAMQLRSKRP; encoded by the coding sequence ATGGATTTATATAAGCTGAAGACATTCAAAACCGTGGCGGCTTTTTTAAATTTCAACCAGGCGGCCAGGTATTTAAATTGTGCGCAATCCACGGTATCAAACCAGATCAAATCCCTGGAAGATGAAATGGGCGCCTTTTTTTTCAAACGCATGGGGAAAAAAGTGCAGTTGACCACGGCCGGTGAAAAAATGGTCGGATATGCCAATAAACTGCTTTCCATGGAGCAGGAGGCCATTGATGACATCACAGGGAAAAAAACGCCCCAGAAAACGATTTGCGTGAGAGGGCCGGAAGCAATTATTGACTGTTATTTTCCCGACCTCATTAAAAAAACGCTGGCACAGTATCCAGCCGTTCAGTTTGATATCAGCAACTGTCTGGAAAACAATATCGAAAATGAACTTCAGACGGAAGCGATCGATCTGGCTTTTATTTTTTCCGACTACATCAGTTCCCCCCGGCTGATCACGGAAAAAATCTTTACTGAAACCCTGATTATGGCGGCGCTTCCCACCCATCCCCTGGCGGGAAAGCCCACCGTCGATGCAAAAGACCTTCATGCTGAAACACTTTTATTTTTAAAAACAGGGTGCGGATACGGCCTCCCGTTCAGGCAGCTGCTGAACACGCACATGGTAAAACCAGCCTGTATCATAGAAATCACCAGTGTCGAAGCCATCAAAGAATGTGTCAAAAAAGGCATTGGCTTGACGATTCTTCCAAAAAATTCCATACAAAACGAGCTTCAAAACAGGGAACTGGTGCCGTTGAACTGGGCAAAGGATTTGACCACCCCTGTGCTGATGGTCTGGCATAAGAACAAAAAAATCACCGGGGTCCTGGAAAATTTCATGCACCTGGCCATGCAGCTGCGGTCAAAAAGACCTTGA
- a CDS encoding PQ-loop repeat-containing protein has product MNITVILGLAGTVIGLVRALPQLVRLLRSRQALGVSVDTALTSAIVSFGWAAYGVLTNQPYVTLATGASAAVFFVITISALKFGRNIKEFRIAPVWFVALCVAFLIKGQAGLGIILPISILVSNIPQICVAAREEDLTDLSFGTWVLSMSDGLVWGLYSVIEQDYSIMVFALFQLMTSGAIVFLKFLNQKKHHAEV; this is encoded by the coding sequence ATGAATATCACAGTCATTCTGGGTCTGGCCGGCACAGTCATCGGACTGGTCCGGGCCCTGCCGCAGCTTGTCAGGCTGTTGCGCTCAAGACAGGCCTTAGGGGTTTCCGTTGACACGGCCTTGACCAGTGCCATCGTCAGTTTCGGCTGGGCCGCCTACGGGGTTTTGACAAACCAGCCCTATGTGACCCTGGCCACGGGCGCATCCGCCGCTGTTTTTTTTGTGATCACGATATCTGCCTTGAAATTCGGGCGCAACATCAAAGAATTCCGGATTGCCCCGGTCTGGTTTGTTGCGCTGTGTGTTGCGTTTCTGATCAAGGGACAGGCGGGTCTTGGCATCATCTTGCCCATCAGTATTCTGGTGTCCAACATTCCTCAGATATGCGTGGCAGCCAGGGAAGAAGACCTGACGGACCTGTCTTTTGGGACATGGGTGCTGTCCATGTCGGACGGGTTGGTGTGGGGATTGTATTCCGTGATTGAGCAGGATTATTCCATCATGGTTTTTGCATTGTTTCAGCTGATGACAAGCGGAGCGATCGTTTTTTTGAAATTTTTGAACCAGAAGAAACATCACGCCGAGGTCTGA
- a CDS encoding DUF2442 domain-containing protein, whose amino-acid sequence MQIPKILHVAASDHKLLTIVFTNGEKKIYDVSRLWDNEMFAPLKNPSFFKNVKVETGGYAVYWNDNIDISEYELWKNGKNSQ is encoded by the coding sequence ATGCAGATACCAAAAATATTACATGTTGCCGCGTCAGATCATAAACTGCTCACCATCGTTTTCACAAATGGCGAAAAAAAAATATATGATGTCAGTAGACTATGGGATAATGAAATGTTTGCGCCGTTGAAAAATCCTTCTTTTTTTAAAAATGTCAAAGTTGAAACAGGGGGCTACGCTGTTTATTGGAATGACAATATTGATATCAGTGAATATGAACTTTGGAAAAACGGAAAGAATTCCCAGTAG
- a CDS encoding lytic murein transglycosylase, with product MKKCVRFIMGILFLVLVLPEVSRGEDFHQWLEDFYPQVASQGISRATWETAFHGIEQPDARVLEKARFQPEFTVEIWDYLDSRITPLSVEQGLKMAQDYARTLAAVENRFGVEAKILLAIWSMESAYGAVFDKPERLHYVPQALATLAYADPKRKNFAEKQLVAVLQILQAGDVGPQHLTGSWAGAMGHTQFIPTSYLAYAVDMDGNGRRDIWNSVPDALATAANLLHRNGWLSGKTWGYEVVLPAGGARWLNETRILADWQKAGFSRTRGRTFPRPDDRAVLKLPAGKKGPAFLVLKNFFVLKRYNNADAYALAVGLLADRLAGSKGLVQPWPRPPGSLNGEEKFLLQALLQKKGYYSGEIDGLLGEATRAAIRIFQKEMGMPADGKPSLDILEALRQ from the coding sequence ATGAAAAAGTGTGTGCGCTTCATAATGGGAATCCTGTTCCTGGTCCTGGTCCTGCCGGAGGTCTCCCGGGGAGAAGATTTTCACCAGTGGCTGGAGGATTTTTATCCTCAGGTGGCCAGTCAAGGGATCAGCCGGGCCACCTGGGAGACCGCTTTTCACGGCATTGAGCAACCCGATGCCAGGGTGCTGGAAAAGGCCCGCTTTCAGCCAGAATTTACGGTAGAAATCTGGGATTACCTCGATTCCCGGATCACCCCGTTGAGTGTCGAGCAAGGCTTGAAGATGGCGCAGGATTACGCCCGGACCCTTGCGGCCGTAGAGAACCGTTTCGGGGTTGAGGCCAAGATTTTGCTCGCCATCTGGTCGATGGAGTCCGCTTATGGGGCCGTTTTCGATAAACCCGAACGGCTGCATTACGTCCCCCAGGCCCTTGCCACGCTGGCCTATGCCGATCCAAAACGGAAAAATTTTGCTGAAAAACAACTGGTTGCCGTGTTGCAGATTCTCCAGGCCGGGGATGTCGGACCCCAGCACCTGACCGGTTCCTGGGCCGGCGCCATGGGCCACACCCAATTCATTCCCACCAGTTACCTGGCCTATGCCGTAGATATGGACGGCAACGGCCGTCGCGATATCTGGAACTCCGTGCCCGATGCTTTGGCCACGGCCGCCAACCTGCTTCACCGCAATGGCTGGCTAAGCGGCAAAACCTGGGGGTACGAGGTGGTCCTCCCGGCCGGTGGAGCGCGTTGGCTCAACGAAACCAGAATTCTCGCCGACTGGCAAAAGGCGGGGTTTTCCCGAACCCGTGGAAGAACCTTCCCCCGCCCGGATGATCGGGCCGTGCTTAAACTTCCGGCAGGCAAAAAAGGACCGGCATTTTTGGTGTTGAAAAATTTTTTTGTCCTCAAGCGCTACAACAACGCCGATGCCTATGCCCTGGCCGTAGGACTGCTCGCCGACCGGCTGGCCGGCAGCAAGGGGCTGGTGCAGCCCTGGCCCCGGCCGCCGGGAAGCTTGAACGGGGAGGAAAAGTTCCTCCTTCAGGCCCTGCTCCAAAAAAAAGGGTATTATTCCGGAGAGATTGACGGTCTGCTTGGCGAAGCGACCAGAGCGGCCATCCGAATCTTTCAAAAAGAGATGGGTATGCCGGCGGACGGCAAGCCTTCGCTGGACATACTTGAGGCCCTTCGCCAATAA